One Silene latifolia isolate original U9 population chromosome 4, ASM4854445v1, whole genome shotgun sequence DNA segment encodes these proteins:
- the LOC141651925 gene encoding uncharacterized protein LOC141651925: MRRSLPGNLGITLGASLMKLVNNALALMRLLRGSLLNYYSSLLGTSASVLPFPSHLFLHDTVPPEKCGSLIQPVRVPEILDALKSIDRNKSPSIDGYSSGFFLDAWNVVGKDFKNAVLVFFQICSMPKVDNSTLLVLVPKMETPLTVKDFRPIGCCTTFYKVISKILANRLKQVLDSIVGPEQAAFVADRDIFDNIMLAHELVSKYGRAYLTPRCLLKVDIRKAFDSVNWTFLKDCMLYLHFPSAFVDWIMACITFPYYSLLINGVFPWEMWAQARGDLPSVKAVSDCLDLFSTLSSLVANPAKTDLYFGGVAADVKTLILAAIGFSESNSMHWANKNLSYAWKTLLVNSVIFGLNNIWGASILLPKVVIKKINKICKDFLWGIFDGARRHTFLKWQLLCSPKLEGGIGIKEVLSWNCAQMIKWVWKLHNKPLSIWTRWVQTYVLKGQSLWSAKQTISNSWYWNNVVKMKDLLLDIAGSPSLALQHLERCTSHARCNTTYL, from the exons ATGCGAAGATCTCTGCCAGGAAACTTAGGAATAACATTGGGAGCATCCTTGATGAAGCTGGTAAACAATGCACTGGCTCTCATGAGGTTGCTCAGGGGTTCCTTGCTTAATTACTATTCTTCTCTGCTGGGCACTTCAGCTTCAGTTTTGCCTTTCCCATCCCATCTTTTTCTGCATGATACAGTGCCTCCAGAAAAATGTGGCTCCCTTATACAACCTGTGAGAGTGCCAGAGATTTTGGATGCATTGAAATCAATTGACAGAAACAAGAGCCCAAGTATTGATGGTTACTCCTCTGGTTTCTTTTTGGATGCTTGGAATGTAGTTGGTAAGGATTTTAAGAATGCTGTTttagtattctttcaaatttgttCCATGCCAAAGGTGGATAACTCCACTTTGCTTGTCCTTGTCCCTAAGATGGAGACTCCACTTACAGTCAAAGACTTCAGACCTATTGGCTGTTGTACTACCTTTTATAAGGTCATTAGTAAAATACTTGCTAACAGACTGAAGCAGGTCCTGGACTCCATTGTTGGCCCAGAACAGGCTGCTTTTGTGGCTGACAGAGATATCTTTGACAATATTATGTTAGCCCATGAGCTTGTTTCTAAATATGGTCGTGCTTATCTTACTCCTAGATGTTTATTAAAGGTAGACATCAGGAAAGCTTTTGATTCAGTAAATTGGACTTTCCTCAAAGACTGTATGCTCTATCTTCATTTTCCTTCAGCTTTTGTGGACTGGATCATGGCCTGTATTACCTTTCCTTATTACTCTTTGTTGATTAATGGGGTTTTTCCCTGGGAAATGTGGGCTCAGGCAAG AGGTGATCTTCCTTCTGTAAAAGCTGTGTCTGATTGCCTTGATCTCTTCAGTACTCTTTCTAGTTTGGTTGCAAATCCTGCTAAAACTGATCTGTATTTTGGAGGAGTTGCAGCTGATGTTAAGACTCTTATCTTGGCTGCTATTGGTTTCAGTGAGT CTAACAGTATGCACTGGGCAAACAAGAACTTGAGCTATGCTTGGAAAACATTGCTTGTGAATTCAGTTATTTTTGGTTTAAACAACATTTGGGGGGCTAGTATCTTGCTCCCAAAGGTGGTCATCAAGAAGATCAATAAGATTTGTAAGGACTTCCTGTGGGGTATATTTGATGGAGCTAGAAGGCATACTTTCCTCAAGTGGCAATTACTATGCTCCCCTAAATTAGAGGGGGGGATAGGTATAAAAGAAGTTTTAAGTTGGAATTGTGCACAAATGATTAAATGGGTTTGGAAGTTGCACAATAAACCTCTTTCTATCTGGACTAGATGGGTTCAGACTTATGTCCTTAAAGGGCAGAGTCTCTGGTCAGCTAAACAAACAATCTCTAACTCTTGGTATTGGAACAATGTGGTTAAGATGAAGGATCTTCTTCTTGATATTGCTGGCTCTCCTTCCCTAGCATTGCAGCATCTTGAGAGGTGTACTTCTCATGCTaggtgtaatactacgtatttatga